In Zingiber officinale cultivar Zhangliang chromosome 8B, Zo_v1.1, whole genome shotgun sequence, a single genomic region encodes these proteins:
- the LOC122015793 gene encoding transcription factor PHYTOCHROME INTERACTING FACTOR-LIKE 13-like has translation MNQYVPGWTVADDSGCLTDLLPTSSQKKPMGPENELVELLWRNGHVVMHSQTHRRAPAYSEFKQPQRHEQSLGNSSNLIQEPESASWFQYPFDDPFEREFCSEFFPEIVTTAETEKISKELMEEEEEEHRFLKFGSTNDSNNDFAASDAKQTTPSSQEHVMPPPKSHCLGSTPQSSCLDNASLPNFSQLSKMKADIGSSSCRLGHKGSGSNLKAGESSMMTVGSSNCGSNQVQAQTDPRNTLSNDGAGTWAGLKEDTGMRLLSDRLQSKPHEAALTSSSGGSGCSFGRAQKNASNQSHKRKAREVEDSVCQSEDAEYESIEEKKPTQRPMAKRRSRAAEVHNLSERKRRDRINEKMKALQELIPHCNKTDKASMLDEAIEYLKSLQLQVQMVWMGSGMASMMFPGVQQYISGIGMGMGMGMGHPPIPTLPTAVQLPRVPLVNQTVPPASSSNQSSIFPSPALGAVNFPSQMQNIHLPESYARYLSMHMMPPPQAANYCTYGSHLVQMNKSAAAPNSSSPASAGGAPGASIRNNRSG, from the exons ATGAATCAATATGTTCCTGGTTGGACCGTGGCAGATGACTCTGGTTGTCTGACAGATCTTCTTCCCACGTCGAGTCAAAAGAAACCAATGGG GCCGGAGAATGAGCTTGTTGAGTTGTTGTGGAGAAATGGGCATGTTGTTATGCACAGCCAAACACACCGAAGGGCGCCTGCCTACAGTGAATTCAAACAGCCTCAGAGACATGAACAGTCCCTCGGCAACTCCAGCAACTTGATCCAAGAGCCTGAATCTGCGTCGTGGTTCCAGTACCCCTTTGACGACCCGTTTGAAAGGGAATTCTGCTCTGAGTTCTTCCCTGAAATTGTGACAACTGCCGAAACCGAGAAAATAAGCAAGGAGttgatggaggaggaggaggaggaacacAGGTTCCTCAAATTCGGTTCCACCAATGATAGCAACAATGATTTTGCAGCATCTGATGCTAAGCAGACCACTCCTAGCTCTCAAGAACATGTCATGCCGCCTCCGAAGTCACATTGTTTGGGCTCTACACCTCAGTCTTCCTGCTTAGATAACGCAAGCCTTCCAAACTTTTCTCAATTGTCGAAGATGAAGGCCGATATAGGATCCTCAAGCTGTCGACTGGGACACAAAGGATCAGGAAGCAACTTGAAGGCGGGCGAGTCTTCGATGATGACTGTTGGATCAAGCAACTGCGGAAGCAATCAAGTCCAAGCCCAGACGGATCCAAGGAATACTTTAAGCAATGATGGAGCTGGAACTTGGGCAGGACTTAAAGAGGACACTGGAATGAGGTTGTTGTCGGACAGACTTCAATCGAAACCGCATGAGGCTGCTCTAACATCATCATCAGGTGGTTCTGGCTGTAGTTTTGGAAGAGCACAGAAAAACGCGAGTAACCAAAGCCACAAGAGGAAGGCCAGGGAGGTGGAAGATTCTGTGTGTCAAAGCGAG GACGCTGAGTATGAATCAATTGAGGAAAAGAAGCCAACTCAAAGACCGATGGCTAAACGCAGAAGTCGTGCTGCAGAAGTCCACAATCTCTCAGAGAGG AAAAGAAGAGACAGGATTAATGAAAAAATGAAGGCCCTGCAGGAGCTCATACCTCATTGCAATAAG acagataAAGCTTCGATGCTAGACGAAGCAATTGAATACCTGAAATCACTTCAACTGCAAGTTCAG ATGGTGTGGATGGGGAGTGGCATGGCATCAATGATGTTTCCTGGAGTTCAACAATACATTTCAGGCatcggaatgggaatgggaatgggaatgggtCACCCTCCCATTCCGACGCTTCCTACTGCAGTCCAATTGCCAAGAGTTCCATTAGTCAATCAAACAGTACCCCCAGCTTCCAGCTCAAATCAGAGCTCCATATTTCCCTCCCCAGCCTTGGGTGCAGTAAACTTTCCGAGCCAGATGCAGAATATTCATCTTCCTGAATCATATGCCAGATATCTTAGCATGCATATGATGCCACCACCTCAG GCGGCAAACTATTGTACATATGGATCTCACTTGGTACAGATGAACAAGTCTGCAGCAGCACCTAATAGCAGTTCACCAGCCAGTGCTGGAGGAGCTCCTGGTGCAAGTATACGGAACAACAGATCTG GTTGA